One Pararhizobium sp. IMCC3301 DNA segment encodes these proteins:
- a CDS encoding ABC transporter ATP-binding protein, with amino-acid sequence MANISIKNVQKSYGALNVLKTFSLEIEDGEFVVLVGPSGCGKSTMLKILAGLEPASAGKITIGDRDVTDLAPGDRDVAMVFQNYALYPHLSVAQNIGFGLKMRGMPAAEISKRVEEAGRTLGVSHLLERRPKALSGGQRQRVALGRAIVREPKAFLMDEPLSNLDAKLRVHMRAEISALHKRVGVTTVYVTHDQVEAMTMADRVVIMRDGIIQQIADPDTLFQQPDNLFVAGFIGSPGMNFLQSKIEQTNGGKTVNILGANAPVDHLHTGGVTDVIVGLRPEHIELGQGKVNIRAIPVLVESLGSEKYVYFSGGDQQVSRGAETEEDNTKGLIARVSHSGRMDEGEEIALSFDPENLYLFDATTEEALR; translated from the coding sequence TTGGCCAATATATCCATAAAAAATGTGCAAAAGAGCTATGGCGCGCTGAATGTCCTGAAGACATTTTCGCTGGAAATCGAGGATGGTGAATTCGTCGTTCTGGTCGGCCCGTCGGGCTGCGGCAAGTCGACAATGCTGAAAATTCTGGCAGGCCTGGAACCCGCCTCAGCCGGCAAGATCACGATTGGCGACAGGGATGTCACGGATCTGGCCCCCGGCGACCGCGATGTCGCAATGGTGTTTCAGAATTACGCGCTTTATCCTCATTTGAGCGTTGCGCAGAATATCGGATTTGGGCTCAAAATGCGCGGCATGCCGGCTGCCGAAATCAGCAAGCGCGTTGAAGAGGCAGGACGCACACTGGGTGTCTCCCATCTGCTCGAGCGCCGGCCCAAGGCGCTGTCCGGTGGTCAGCGTCAGCGTGTTGCCCTGGGCCGTGCCATCGTGCGCGAACCAAAAGCGTTTCTGATGGACGAGCCGCTGTCCAATCTCGATGCGAAATTGCGCGTTCATATGCGGGCCGAGATCAGCGCACTGCACAAGCGCGTCGGTGTCACAACGGTTTATGTCACGCATGATCAGGTGGAAGCCATGACGATGGCCGACCGGGTGGTCATCATGCGCGATGGTATCATACAACAGATCGCTGATCCCGATACGTTGTTCCAGCAGCCGGACAATCTGTTTGTGGCCGGTTTTATCGGCTCACCCGGCATGAACTTCCTGCAAAGCAAAATTGAGCAGACCAATGGCGGCAAGACCGTCAATATTCTGGGTGCGAATGCACCGGTGGATCACCTGCATACCGGCGGTGTCACCGATGTGATTGTCGGCCTTCGCCCGGAACATATCGAGCTTGGACAAGGCAAGGTAAACATCAGGGCCATTCCCGTTCTTGTGGAAAGTCTCGGTTCGGAAAAATATGTCTATTTCAGCGGCGGAGACCAGCAGGTGAGCCGCGGTGCCGAAACCGAAGAGGATAATACCAAAGGCCTGATCGCGCGCGTCAGTCATTCAGGGCGCATGGATGAAGGTGAGGAAATTGCACTCTCCTTTGATCCTGAAAATCTCTATCTGTTCGATGCCACAACTGAAGAAGCCCTGCGGTGA
- a CDS encoding carbohydrate ABC transporter permease, which translates to MKRTPLQTFALYATIIVLAGVILFPIYWLFITALSTSDELSGLPPSFWPEVPQWQIFAKVWEERPIGIWLINSTLAALGSVALSMVVSVLAGYSLSRFRLRGGQSMGLFILTAKMLPATLLVIPLFAVFRNLGMIGSLWTLVIAHSTLIIPFTTWMLKGYFDTIPRELEQAAMVDGCSPLGAMFRVVLPISTPGLAATSLYAFVLSWADYAYARTFLASRPDSWTANLGITTMQGEYTTDWNEISAAAVFVAIPIMLIYLFLERYLVGGLTAGAEK; encoded by the coding sequence ATGAAACGCACACCGCTTCAGACATTCGCGCTGTATGCCACGATCATCGTACTTGCCGGTGTCATCCTGTTCCCGATTTACTGGCTTTTCATTACCGCGCTTTCAACATCCGACGAGTTGTCAGGCCTGCCGCCAAGTTTCTGGCCCGAAGTGCCGCAGTGGCAGATTTTTGCCAAAGTCTGGGAGGAGCGGCCGATCGGCATCTGGCTGATCAACTCAACCCTGGCAGCACTTGGCTCAGTGGCCCTGTCAATGGTGGTCTCGGTGCTGGCCGGATACAGTCTGTCGCGCTTCCGGCTGCGCGGCGGCCAGTCAATGGGTCTGTTCATTCTGACCGCTAAAATGCTGCCCGCCACCCTGCTGGTCATTCCGCTGTTCGCAGTGTTCCGCAATCTCGGCATGATCGGCAGCCTGTGGACACTGGTGATTGCCCATTCGACATTGATCATTCCCTTCACCACATGGATGCTGAAAGGCTATTTCGACACGATACCCAGAGAGCTTGAACAGGCAGCCATGGTTGATGGATGTTCGCCGCTCGGCGCCATGTTCCGCGTGGTTCTGCCGATTTCAACTCCGGGACTTGCCGCGACATCATTATACGCATTCGTTCTCAGTTGGGCTGACTATGCCTATGCGCGGACGTTTCTGGCGAGCCGGCCGGACAGCTGGACGGCCAATCTTGGCATCACAACCATGCAGGGCGAGTACACCACCGACTGGAACGAAATTTCGGCGGCGGCGGTGTTCGTGGCGATCCCGATCATGCTCATCTACCTGTTCCTTGAACGCTATCTTGTCGGCGGCCTGACTGCTGGCGCGGAGAAATAA
- a CDS encoding carbohydrate ABC transporter permease, with the protein MAIFKSLDLARPSRQHLLGYILLAPAVLLVGAIIIYPLIISIDLSFQDVKLPRIGAARKPFTLANYEKLFTSAEFWMACWTTIKLVTAVTIGSLVVGLSTALLVNNNFKGRTLARLVMALPWAVPEIIAVVIFAWIFDSSFGFMSWLFIQLGFSDTMIAWVSTPGPAFWAVTMTMIWKGFPFVSIMTLAGLQSIPADYYAAAKVDGANVFQRFRWITIPCLMPVLGVTLVLVILWVFRDFSIIKVLTDGGPLKSTQTLSIMTYDQAFGFFKFGYASAIGIITLIICIFASLAMLGRGSKAMY; encoded by the coding sequence ATGGCCATTTTCAAATCACTTGATCTCGCGCGTCCCAGCCGTCAGCATTTGTTGGGTTATATTCTGCTTGCTCCAGCCGTGCTTCTGGTCGGTGCAATTATCATCTATCCGCTTATCATTTCCATCGATCTGTCTTTTCAGGATGTAAAGCTGCCGCGTATCGGCGCAGCTCGCAAACCTTTCACGCTGGCAAATTATGAGAAATTGTTCACATCAGCGGAATTCTGGATGGCCTGCTGGACGACCATCAAGCTGGTCACAGCTGTCACCATCGGCAGCCTCGTTGTCGGTCTGTCCACAGCTCTGCTGGTCAACAATAATTTCAAGGGCCGGACATTGGCGCGCCTCGTTATGGCGCTGCCCTGGGCTGTGCCGGAAATTATCGCTGTTGTCATTTTCGCATGGATTTTCGACAGCTCATTCGGTTTCATGAGCTGGCTGTTTATCCAGCTCGGCTTTTCCGACACGATGATTGCCTGGGTCTCCACCCCCGGGCCGGCTTTCTGGGCGGTCACCATGACCATGATCTGGAAAGGCTTTCCCTTCGTCTCGATCATGACGCTTGCCGGCCTGCAATCCATTCCGGCGGATTATTACGCTGCCGCCAAAGTGGATGGTGCGAATGTATTTCAGCGCTTCCGCTGGATTACAATTCCATGCCTGATGCCGGTGTTGGGCGTGACACTGGTGCTCGTCATCCTCTGGGTTTTCCGAGATTTCTCGATCATCAAAGTTCTTACCGATGGCGGTCCCCTGAAGTCCACCCAGACACTGTCGATCATGACCTATGATCAGGCCTTCGGCTTTTTCAAATTCGGCTATGCCTCCGCCATCGGCATCATCACCCTGATCATATGCATCTTCGCCAGCCTCGCCATGCTCGGCCGTGGCTCCAAAGCAATGTATTAG
- a CDS encoding sugar ABC transporter substrate-binding protein, protein MKTTLQKMMIAALAAGLLSTTAISGAAAQTLRFVSWQNDDGGMGDWWKAAISKFEAEHPGVNIEFTKVERKAYADTMTTLFAGGQPPHIVHLASFEYQKFAENGWMENLDPWLAKDGIDMTGWAGQNTCVWNGDTACVMMLYFGFMMAYNPELLEEAGVAVPTNYDEFLAAAKATTKDLNGDGITDQYGTGHETKGGAGQYLTEMLNYVLDAGAYWTDKSGNITIDTPEMVEGLSRWKTVIKSGVTPIDLSAGDIRKLFSDGKIALRLDGPWLYGTMQQGAAADKLKVAMPPFSPPVGGSSNVLGMASEISDEEKQLVWDFIKITMSPEFQRDYAIIAGNTPPSPAADVSGVEADVPHFQLLIDSQKAAAAAGVDRIPTGLEIQYGEFSKMIQEEVQRMLIEDLDPADVVKTMQARAEEIQKG, encoded by the coding sequence ATGAAAACCACATTGCAGAAAATGATGATTGCCGCGCTGGCCGCAGGACTGCTGTCGACCACAGCCATATCGGGCGCTGCGGCGCAAACCCTGCGTTTTGTGTCATGGCAGAATGATGATGGCGGCATGGGCGACTGGTGGAAGGCCGCGATCAGCAAGTTCGAAGCGGAACATCCCGGTGTCAATATCGAATTCACCAAAGTTGAACGCAAAGCCTATGCTGACACAATGACCACATTGTTTGCCGGCGGACAGCCGCCGCACATCGTCCATCTGGCATCCTTTGAGTACCAGAAGTTTGCCGAGAATGGCTGGATGGAAAATCTCGATCCCTGGCTGGCCAAAGACGGCATCGACATGACCGGGTGGGCCGGACAGAACACCTGTGTATGGAACGGTGATACCGCCTGCGTCATGATGCTCTATTTCGGCTTCATGATGGCCTATAACCCAGAGCTTCTGGAAGAAGCCGGCGTCGCGGTTCCGACCAATTACGATGAATTTCTGGCAGCGGCAAAGGCAACCACCAAGGACCTGAACGGCGATGGCATCACCGATCAGTATGGCACAGGCCATGAAACCAAGGGTGGTGCAGGCCAGTATCTGACAGAGATGCTGAACTACGTGCTGGATGCCGGTGCCTACTGGACCGATAAATCGGGTAACATCACAATCGATACGCCGGAGATGGTCGAAGGTCTCAGCCGCTGGAAGACAGTCATCAAATCCGGTGTCACACCGATTGATCTGTCGGCAGGCGATATCCGCAAGCTGTTTTCCGATGGTAAGATCGCGTTGCGTCTTGATGGCCCGTGGCTTTACGGCACGATGCAGCAAGGTGCAGCGGCAGACAAATTGAAGGTGGCAATGCCCCCGTTCAGCCCACCTGTCGGCGGCTCATCCAATGTGCTGGGCATGGCCAGTGAAATTTCCGATGAAGAAAAACAGCTGGTCTGGGACTTCATCAAAATCACCATGTCACCGGAGTTTCAGCGTGATTACGCCATCATCGCCGGTAACACACCGCCAAGTCCCGCCGCCGACGTCAGCGGCGTTGAAGCGGATGTGCCGCATTTCCAGCTTCTGATCGATTCGCAGAAGGCGGCGGCAGCGGCCGGTGTGGACCGGATTCCGACCGGACTTGAAATCCAGTATGGCGAATTCAGCAAAATGATTCAGGAAGAAGTTCAGCGGATGCTGATCGAAGATCTTGATCCGGCAGATGTGGTCAAAACCATGCAGGCCCGTGCTGAAGAAATCCAAAAGGGCTGA
- a CDS encoding mandelate racemase/muconate lactonizing enzyme family protein produces the protein MNDTVKSVEVFTLTLTRDTPYLGAGRPGEEPNAQGYFVRKANRTVYTAFDRSVLVRIETGHGIVGWGETYGLVAPGAVGAIINDLLAGFTIGRDPNDPTLIYDDLYDLMRVRGYTGGFYVDALAAIDIALWDIAGKQQGKPVHALLGGAVHSRIPAYVSGLPESTRAKRAALAQTWQARGFNAFKFATPVADDGAAAEMETLRSALGDEARIAADMHWNQTADEALELIAAMQPYGLWFAEAPVRTEDICGLERVTKTSATPIAVGEEWRTEHDFLQRVGRCKIAIVQPEMGHKGITNFMRIGAIAAAHSIEIIPHATIGTGVFLAASLQASSALSAVTCHEFQHSIFEPNRRLLAGDMDCEKGAYTLPTGNGLGVELSSEALELLQRL, from the coding sequence ATGAATGACACCGTAAAATCGGTCGAGGTTTTCACGCTGACGCTGACACGCGACACGCCGTATCTGGGTGCGGGGCGGCCGGGGGAAGAGCCTAATGCGCAAGGCTATTTTGTGCGCAAGGCCAACCGGACGGTCTATACTGCGTTTGATCGCAGTGTACTGGTACGCATTGAAACCGGTCATGGAATTGTCGGCTGGGGCGAAACCTATGGCCTGGTCGCGCCGGGCGCAGTCGGTGCAATCATCAATGATCTTCTGGCCGGTTTTACGATAGGTCGCGATCCCAACGATCCAACCCTGATCTATGATGATCTTTATGATCTGATGCGGGTGCGCGGCTACACTGGCGGCTTTTACGTCGATGCACTGGCCGCCATTGATATTGCGCTCTGGGATATTGCCGGAAAGCAGCAGGGCAAACCGGTCCATGCACTGCTTGGCGGCGCTGTTCACAGCCGGATACCAGCCTATGTGTCCGGATTGCCGGAATCCACCAGAGCCAAGCGCGCCGCGCTTGCCCAGACCTGGCAGGCGCGAGGCTTCAACGCGTTCAAATTTGCAACGCCGGTGGCCGATGACGGAGCGGCGGCGGAAATGGAAACGCTGCGCTCGGCCCTTGGCGATGAGGCGCGCATTGCAGCAGATATGCACTGGAACCAAACCGCCGATGAAGCGCTGGAGCTTATTGCCGCTATGCAACCATACGGGTTGTGGTTTGCCGAAGCGCCGGTACGTACAGAAGATATTTGCGGGCTCGAGAGGGTTACAAAAACATCGGCAACCCCGATTGCAGTCGGTGAGGAATGGCGCACCGAGCATGATTTTTTGCAGCGGGTCGGGCGTTGCAAAATCGCGATTGTGCAGCCGGAAATGGGCCACAAGGGTATTACCAATTTCATGCGTATCGGCGCTATTGCCGCAGCGCACTCTATTGAAATCATCCCGCACGCAACCATTGGCACGGGTGTTTTTCTGGCCGCAAGCCTGCAGGCAAGCTCCGCCTTAAGTGCCGTCACCTGTCATGAATTTCAGCATTCGATTTTTGAACCCAATCGCCGGCTGCTGGCCGGAGACATGGATTGTGAAAAAGGCGCCTACACCTTGCCGACCGGCAATGGACTGGGCGTCGAATTATCGTCAGAGGCATTGGAACTGCTTCAGCGACTTTAA
- a CDS encoding dihydrodipicolinate synthase family protein — protein MSAALTGILPVLPTPFAADGTVDTAATKALVQFAVEAGVSGVVFPGFASEVETLTSTERAALLKIVADNALGHVDVVAGASAATPAEVIEHGKSAAALGIQFLMIQTPKAIGSDLAPVQAFLSEVAEALPEAQIILQNAPAPRGSDLSPETILNLARAIPQIAYVKEETLPAGPAISRILENRPASLKGVIGGGGARYILDEYGRGACAAMPAIEIADLHVALDRAWRAGNRQQARDIYVKTLPLLTLQAVYRMRLTKLTMMHRGILHNAEVRAPTPEVDAAAKADILANLAELGIASSASAAQDAAE, from the coding sequence ATGAGCGCTGCTTTGACAGGAATTTTGCCGGTTCTGCCAACCCCGTTCGCTGCGGATGGCACGGTTGACACAGCGGCAACAAAAGCGCTGGTTCAGTTCGCTGTTGAGGCCGGCGTATCCGGTGTCGTGTTTCCGGGGTTTGCCAGTGAAGTGGAAACACTGACCTCCACAGAGCGCGCTGCGCTGCTGAAAATTGTCGCCGACAACGCTCTGGGACATGTCGATGTGGTGGCCGGTGCGAGCGCCGCGACACCGGCCGAGGTGATAGAGCATGGCAAATCCGCAGCCGCACTTGGCATCCAGTTTCTGATGATCCAGACACCGAAAGCGATCGGCTCGGATCTCGCGCCGGTTCAGGCGTTTTTATCGGAAGTTGCTGAAGCCCTGCCGGAGGCGCAGATTATTCTGCAAAATGCCCCGGCACCGCGCGGCTCTGACCTGTCTCCGGAAACGATCCTCAATCTGGCGCGGGCAATTCCGCAAATCGCATATGTAAAAGAGGAAACCCTACCCGCCGGTCCGGCTATTTCCCGCATTCTGGAAAACCGGCCGGCATCGCTGAAGGGCGTTATCGGCGGTGGTGGCGCTCGCTACATTCTGGATGAGTATGGGCGCGGCGCCTGCGCGGCTATGCCGGCGATTGAAATTGCTGATCTTCACGTCGCACTGGATCGGGCCTGGCGTGCCGGAAATCGCCAGCAAGCACGCGACATCTATGTCAAAACCCTGCCCCTGCTGACCTTGCAGGCGGTTTATCGCATGAGATTGACGAAATTGACGATGATGCATCGCGGCATCCTCCACAATGCCGAAGTGCGCGCCCCGACGCCGGAAGTCGATGCGGCGGCAAAGGCCGATATTCTGGCAAATCTGGCTGAGCTTGGAATTGCGAGCTCAGCTTCAGCCGCACAGGACGCCGCAGAATGA
- a CDS encoding 2-dehydro-3-deoxygalactonokinase — protein MTKPQNFHPSHIVVDWGTTSLRAFLISPDGTIGDRMESERGIQFIADDAYEAELTTAISGWIDTYGILPILALGMVTSRNGWVEVPYVSCPATPADLAKGIVSRHLTNGCPVLLLPGITDPARTPFPDVMRGEETQIVGFGLDKDICVVLPGTHSKWARIGDGRIQGFQTFVTGEIFALLSKHSFIAKAAGDETGAMDWAAFDRGAEQAGRALPETDALLSLLFSARTGILAGQMAATETRDYISGLLIGHEFRQADLCGWIDRQAEIGGEIGIVGNDGLNDRYERVARSLNLTVRKGREEAAIDGALAIASHRKSKITHAA, from the coding sequence ATGACGAAACCGCAGAATTTTCATCCATCACACATTGTGGTCGATTGGGGCACGACATCATTGCGGGCTTTTTTAATCTCGCCGGATGGCACAATCGGGGACAGGATGGAGAGCGAACGCGGTATCCAGTTCATTGCCGATGACGCTTATGAAGCTGAGCTGACCACTGCCATATCCGGCTGGATTGACACATATGGCATCTTGCCGATTCTGGCGCTCGGCATGGTCACAAGCCGCAACGGCTGGGTTGAGGTGCCCTATGTCTCGTGTCCGGCAACACCAGCCGATCTGGCAAAAGGCATTGTCAGCAGGCATCTGACCAACGGATGTCCGGTGCTCCTTCTGCCCGGCATAACCGACCCCGCGCGGACGCCCTTTCCCGACGTCATGCGCGGTGAGGAGACACAGATTGTCGGCTTTGGCCTGGACAAGGATATCTGCGTTGTTTTGCCTGGAACACACAGCAAATGGGCGCGCATCGGGGATGGCCGCATTCAGGGCTTCCAGACTTTCGTAACCGGTGAAATATTTGCCTTGCTGTCGAAACATTCTTTCATCGCAAAGGCCGCCGGTGACGAAACCGGCGCAATGGACTGGGCTGCATTTGATCGCGGCGCAGAGCAGGCGGGGCGCGCATTGCCTGAGACAGACGCTTTGCTGTCGCTTCTGTTCTCGGCCCGCACCGGCATCCTTGCAGGACAAATGGCAGCCACCGAGACCCGCGACTATATATCGGGTCTCCTCATCGGCCACGAGTTCAGGCAGGCTGACCTGTGCGGCTGGATTGACCGTCAGGCGGAAATCGGAGGGGAAATCGGAATTGTCGGCAATGACGGTTTGAATGATCGTTATGAGCGCGTCGCCCGGTCGCTGAATCTCACGGTTCGCAAAGGCCGGGAAGAGGCGGCAATCGATGGTGCGCTGGCGATTGCCTCACACCGTAAAAGCAAAATCACCCATGCAGCATAA
- a CDS encoding DMT family transporter, producing MARPAEPAVKSQISERRAVFTGLLAIAAGVGNNFLLKQLAFLPSTEIAALRSVMMLVFLLPIRLVTKRQHLRWSSRLISRSLCDALATISLLTALAHLSLSIVATFMMLIPMGVTAIGAVTRREPVSVLTALFIAVGFFGAFLATGGKLGPEFGSGLLGPDASLGLSAAALGAMLYCARDAITRFYMKQDDPVNLMTASSAVTLLVIIPAALLVPWKPPGMDELMLTAMAATLFMCSSLLIATATMYGRLAVIGSTRYTAIIWAALIDGLVFKQWPSSQTLLGASIIALSGVLIGQQLIKRNRKIK from the coding sequence GTGGCAAGGCCGGCAGAACCAGCGGTAAAGAGCCAGATAAGCGAGCGCCGCGCCGTCTTTACCGGACTGCTCGCCATTGCAGCGGGTGTCGGCAACAATTTTCTTCTCAAGCAGCTCGCCTTTCTGCCTTCGACTGAAATTGCCGCCCTGCGATCCGTGATGATGCTGGTGTTTCTGCTGCCGATCCGGCTGGTTACAAAACGCCAGCATCTGCGATGGTCGTCACGCTTGATCAGCCGCTCTTTGTGCGACGCACTGGCCACGATTTCGCTGCTGACGGCCCTGGCTCATTTATCGCTCAGCATCGTTGCAACCTTTATGATGCTCATTCCCATGGGAGTGACCGCGATTGGAGCGGTAACACGCAGAGAACCTGTCTCAGTGCTGACCGCGCTTTTTATTGCAGTCGGCTTTTTCGGTGCCTTTCTGGCAACCGGTGGGAAACTGGGCCCGGAATTCGGTTCTGGATTGCTCGGCCCCGATGCATCGCTGGGTCTGAGCGCGGCTGCCCTTGGCGCCATGCTTTATTGCGCGCGTGATGCCATAACCCGCTTTTACATGAAACAGGATGACCCGGTAAATCTGATGACCGCCAGCAGTGCAGTCACATTGCTTGTCATTATCCCGGCGGCTTTGCTGGTGCCATGGAAGCCGCCGGGAATGGATGAGCTGATGCTCACGGCAATGGCCGCCACCCTGTTCATGTGCAGCAGTCTGCTCATCGCAACGGCAACCATGTATGGCCGTCTGGCAGTGATCGGATCGACACGTTACACCGCCATCATCTGGGCGGCGCTGATAGATGGCCTGGTTTTCAAACAATGGCCATCATCGCAGACGCTCCTCGGCGCTAGCATCATAGCGCTCTCCGGAGTTCTGATAGGCCAGCAACTCATCAAGCGAAATCGCAAAATTAAATAA
- a CDS encoding aldo/keto reductase: MNSKFGKTDLTTSPIVYGCMGGSGAFGAQDETDSIEALQEAFNVGINFFDTAEAYGNGYSEQLLSRALGDKRSELVISSKVATPNLAPDDVIEACERSLKNLGTDIIDLYMLHWPNRDVPLADSIGALKKLKADGKIRWYGVSNFGSNDIDDALELGDISVNQLPYHLYFRAIEFEVQPKCEAAGVPIMCYSSLMQGLLAGKYKSLDEFPVNRARTRMFDHRKWADAVHNENGAEEAGQELLDALWKLVDETGLSMEELAIGWLKTRRAVGGVIVGTRNAKQSRDLKKLLDVSLDDAVLQTLSDASNRLKQELGRDVDMWGKGRTR; encoded by the coding sequence GTGAACAGTAAATTCGGTAAAACCGATCTGACAACAAGTCCTATCGTCTACGGCTGCATGGGCGGTTCCGGTGCCTTTGGTGCCCAGGACGAGACAGACTCCATCGAAGCGCTGCAGGAAGCCTTCAACGTAGGTATCAACTTTTTCGACACCGCCGAAGCCTATGGCAACGGGTATTCAGAACAGCTCCTGAGCCGCGCTCTGGGCGACAAGCGCTCCGAACTGGTCATTTCATCCAAAGTCGCCACCCCGAATCTGGCTCCTGATGACGTGATTGAAGCTTGTGAGCGCAGCCTGAAGAATTTGGGCACCGACATCATCGATCTGTATATGCTGCACTGGCCCAACAGAGACGTTCCCCTTGCCGATAGTATCGGCGCTCTGAAGAAACTCAAGGCAGACGGCAAAATCCGCTGGTATGGTGTGTCCAACTTCGGCAGCAACGACATCGACGATGCGCTGGAACTGGGAGACATTTCCGTTAACCAGCTTCCCTACCACCTGTATTTTCGTGCCATTGAGTTTGAGGTGCAGCCCAAATGCGAGGCCGCCGGCGTGCCCATCATGTGTTACTCCTCGCTGATGCAGGGCCTTCTGGCGGGCAAATACAAGTCCCTGGACGAGTTCCCCGTGAACCGCGCCCGCACCCGGATGTTCGATCATCGCAAATGGGCCGACGCAGTGCACAATGAAAACGGTGCCGAAGAAGCCGGTCAGGAACTCCTGGACGCGCTGTGGAAACTTGTGGATGAAACCGGTCTGTCCATGGAAGAACTGGCTATTGGCTGGCTGAAAACCCGCCGCGCTGTCGGCGGAGTAATCGTGGGAACCCGAAATGCCAAGCAGAGCCGGGATCTGAAGAAATTGCTCGACGTGAGCCTTGACGATGCCGTACTGCAGACCCTGAGTGATGCATCCAACCGGCTCAAGCAAGAGCTGGGTCGTGACGTCGATATGTGGGGCAAGGGCAGAACCAGATAG
- a CDS encoding sugar phosphate isomerase/epimerase, protein MPELAAKLTGLGFEGVELAVRPGYQVLPENVSTDLPKAAKLLEENGLKVASIAGEIDEVTINSCGQAGVGIIRICAAIDMGIGYLASVDSYRRRFDAVLPALERNGVAIGVQNHYGENIGSAAGLAHLLSDYDPKLVCAVLDMGHCAVDGEPVRMAVDIARPHLNGLVNFKSACHLRANGPELEAEYVVHWTTYDHGGYNWRELVSALHEAGFGGTFCMPAEYSTQAGTKGQRMGDDVIPFLSKDIAHLKALIDEIYV, encoded by the coding sequence TTGCCAGAACTGGCGGCAAAACTGACTGGCCTCGGATTTGAAGGCGTTGAACTGGCGGTTCGTCCCGGCTATCAGGTATTGCCGGAAAACGTGTCTACGGACCTGCCCAAGGCTGCCAAGTTGCTGGAAGAAAACGGATTGAAAGTGGCGAGCATCGCCGGTGAGATCGATGAAGTCACAATCAACTCCTGTGGTCAGGCCGGAGTTGGAATTATTCGGATTTGTGCGGCGATTGACATGGGCATCGGTTACCTTGCCTCGGTTGATAGCTATCGGCGCAGGTTTGACGCGGTCTTGCCTGCGCTCGAGAGAAATGGTGTCGCGATCGGCGTGCAAAACCATTATGGCGAGAATATCGGAAGCGCCGCAGGACTTGCCCACCTTCTTTCAGATTACGATCCCAAACTTGTTTGCGCGGTCTTGGACATGGGCCATTGCGCCGTCGACGGTGAACCGGTCCGCATGGCCGTGGACATTGCCCGTCCCCACTTGAACGGACTGGTGAACTTCAAAAGCGCCTGCCACCTGCGCGCGAACGGACCAGAGCTTGAGGCCGAATACGTCGTGCATTGGACGACCTATGATCACGGCGGTTATAACTGGCGGGAACTTGTTTCTGCGCTGCATGAAGCCGGTTTTGGGGGCACGTTCTGCATGCCTGCCGAGTACAGTACTCAGGCGGGAACAAAGGGCCAGCGCATGGGCGATGATGTCATTCCATTCCTGAGTAAGGATATTGCTCATCTGAAAGCTCTGATCGACGAAATCTATGTTTGA